A window of the Cucurbita pepo subsp. pepo cultivar mu-cu-16 chromosome LG01, ASM280686v2, whole genome shotgun sequence genome harbors these coding sequences:
- the LOC111798320 gene encoding uncharacterized membrane protein At4g09580-like yields the protein MAASRNVVGLKDEEKLKEENSTAKKAKFERFPLSKWEVAAAFGIFLVCSTGLVCVYMTMPSAEYQSVKIPRTLSDLRMLKDLFANYAKDHPAQFILGYCSTYIFMQTFMIPGTIFMSLLAGALFGVIRGLLLVVFNATAGASSCFFLSKLVGRPLVYWVWPEKLKLFQAEIAKHREKLLNYMLFLRITPTLPNLFINLASPIVDIPFHVFFLATLIGLVPASYITVRAGLALGDLKSVKDLYDFKTLSVLFFIGFISILPTLLKRKRVYE from the exons ATGGCAGCTTCGAGGAATGTTGTGGGGCTGAAGGATGAGGAGAAGCTGAAGGAAGAGAACTCGACGGCTAAGAAGGCTAAATTTGAGAGGTTTCCATTGTCGAAGTGGGAGGTAGCGGCGGCTTTTGGCATCTTCCTTGTCTGCTCCACTGGCCTCGTTTGTGTGTATATGACGATGCCCTCTGCAGAATACCAGAGCGTTAAGATCCCACGAACGCTTTCGGATCTTCGGATGCTTAA GGATCTCTTTGCAAATTATGCCAAAGATCATCCAGCACAATTCATTCTTGGTTATTGCTCCACCTACATATTCATGCAAACGTTCATGATTCCTGGAACAATTTTCATGTCATTGCTGGCTGGAGCTCTATTTGGTGTTATCAGAGGCCTTCTTTTAGTTGTCTTTAATGCAACAGCTGGTGCATCCTCTTGCTTTTTTCTCTCCAAGTTGGTTGGAAGACCTTTAGTTTACTGGGTGTGGCCTGAAAAGTTGAAACTGTTCCAGGCAGAG ATAGCGAAGCATCGAGAAAAGCTACTCAATTATATGCTCTTTCTAAGGATAACACCGACGTTACCTAACCTTTTTATCAACTTGGCTTCACCTATTGTTGACATCCCATTTCATGTGTTCTTCTTGGCTACTTTAATTGGCCTTGTTCCAGCATCCTATATCACTGTCCGG GCTGGACTTGCACTCGGAGATCTGAAATCAGTCAAGGATTTATATGATTTCAAAACTTTGTCTGTGCTGTTCTTTATTGGTTTCATCTCCATTCTGCCTACACTTCTAAAGAGGAAACGAGTATACGAATAA